In Arcobacter ellisii, a genomic segment contains:
- the dnaA gene encoding chromosomal replication initiator protein DnaA encodes MTSKDFLTIIQKEANKVDYERYLKQLVYKKVSSDEKIAIFEVNNKYIASWIKSKFTGLIQHCFEIYDGSKPSIEIKLAGEKKSKKDIISEKVKNETAESTILNPSYTFDSFVVGPSNQMAYNASLAVANKPGTQYNPLFIYGGTGLGKTHLLQAVGNHAIEKGSTVIYVTIEQFMNDFTFSIKNKNMEHFRNKYRKCDVLLIDDIQFLSGKEQTQEEFFHTFNELHNAKKQIVMTSDRLPSQIAGLVDRLKSRFEWGLTADVQIPGLETKIAIIEKKSELNGIHLSREIVNFIATTLDNSIREIEGVLIRINASASLLNQEITLPMVQGLLKEQIKETKENIKLPDVINIVANQLNIKPSDIKSKKRTATVANARRIVIYLARELTHNSMPDIAKFLGMKDHSAISHNIKKANELIEKDENFKLIIENLKNKIINKEW; translated from the coding sequence ATGACAAGCAAAGATTTTTTAACAATTATTCAAAAAGAAGCAAACAAAGTAGACTATGAAAGATACCTAAAACAATTGGTATATAAAAAAGTTTCTTCTGATGAAAAAATTGCCATTTTTGAAGTAAATAACAAGTATATTGCCTCTTGGATAAAGAGCAAATTTACTGGGTTAATTCAACACTGTTTTGAAATTTATGACGGCTCAAAACCATCTATTGAAATAAAACTTGCTGGAGAAAAAAAATCTAAAAAAGATATTATCTCTGAAAAAGTTAAAAATGAAACTGCCGAAAGTACGATACTTAATCCATCTTATACATTCGATTCATTTGTTGTAGGACCTTCAAATCAAATGGCTTATAACGCTTCACTAGCAGTTGCAAACAAACCAGGAACTCAATACAATCCACTTTTTATTTATGGTGGAACTGGACTTGGAAAAACTCACCTTTTACAAGCAGTTGGAAATCATGCAATTGAAAAAGGTAGCACTGTTATTTACGTAACAATTGAACAATTTATGAATGATTTTACTTTTTCAATCAAAAATAAGAATATGGAACATTTTAGAAACAAATATAGAAAATGTGATGTACTTTTAATAGATGATATTCAGTTTTTAAGTGGAAAAGAACAAACTCAAGAGGAGTTTTTCCACACATTTAATGAACTTCATAATGCAAAAAAACAAATTGTGATGACAAGTGATAGACTTCCATCACAAATTGCTGGGCTTGTTGATAGATTAAAATCACGATTTGAGTGGGGATTAACAGCAGATGTTCAAATTCCAGGACTTGAGACAAAAATCGCAATTATTGAAAAAAAATCAGAACTAAATGGAATTCATTTAAGTAGAGAAATAGTTAATTTTATAGCAACAACTTTAGATAACTCAATTAGAGAAATAGAGGGTGTTTTAATAAGAATTAATGCAAGTGCTTCTTTACTTAACCAAGAAATCACTCTTCCAATGGTTCAAGGTCTTTTAAAAGAGCAAATAAAAGAGACAAAAGAGAATATAAAACTTCCAGATGTTATAAATATTGTTGCAAATCAATTAAATATTAAACCAAGTGATATAAAATCTAAAAAAAGAACTGCAACAGTTGCAAATGCTAGAAGAATCGTAATTTATCTTGCACGTGAGTTAACACATAACTCAATGCCAGATATTGCAAAGTTCTTAGGAATGAAAGATCACAGTGCAATTTCGCACAATATAAAAAAAGCAAATGAATTAATTGAAAAAGATGAAAACTTTAAATTAATCATTGAAAATTTAAAAAATAAAATCATAAATAAGGAGTGGTAA
- the dnaN gene encoding DNA polymerase III subunit beta, with the protein MRFVITKNVLENVIASMQPFLEKKDSSSITSHIYLEINNSKLIIKATDYEIGLESHIDNITDPLDGKTTVNGSNLLGIIKRLKNEEIILEATNNNLVIKQNKSTFKLPTYDANEFPSLNKSENLKDLSMSTINFINSIRKITPAIDTNNPKFELNGALLDIKSQKINFVSTDTRRLAVSFLQNINNDETQFIIPKKAIMEIQKLFLDEAKISYDDTNLVISNEHTKFFTKLINGKFPDYERIIPTTLKYNFPLPKNMLVESIKLVTSLFSNIKITFNSKSIIFESLDEDSEAKTQIDIDLNIEKEFYLAVNAKYLLDFLSMSNNEKIKIGFNESNLPFLLEDDKFFTIVMPIVLEK; encoded by the coding sequence ATGAGGTTTGTAATCACAAAAAATGTTCTTGAAAATGTTATAGCTTCTATGCAACCTTTTTTAGAAAAAAAAGATTCTAGTTCAATAACATCACATATTTATTTAGAAATTAATAATTCTAAATTAATCATCAAAGCAACTGATTATGAAATTGGTCTAGAATCACATATTGATAATATTACAGATCCACTAGATGGAAAAACAACAGTAAATGGTTCTAACTTATTAGGTATTATTAAAAGATTAAAAAATGAAGAGATTATTTTAGAAGCTACAAATAACAATTTAGTAATTAAACAAAATAAATCAACTTTTAAATTACCAACTTATGATGCAAATGAATTTCCATCTCTTAATAAATCAGAAAATTTAAAAGACTTATCAATGTCAACAATTAATTTTATTAATTCTATTAGAAAAATTACACCTGCAATTGATACAAATAATCCAAAATTTGAATTAAATGGTGCTTTATTAGATATTAAAAGTCAAAAAATTAATTTTGTTTCAACTGATACAAGAAGATTAGCAGTTTCTTTTTTACAAAATATAAACAATGATGAAACACAATTTATCATTCCTAAAAAAGCTATTATGGAAATTCAAAAACTATTTTTAGATGAAGCAAAAATCTCTTATGATGACACAAATTTAGTTATCTCAAATGAACATACTAAATTTTTTACAAAATTAATAAACGGAAAATTCCCAGATTATGAAAGAATTATTCCTACAACATTAAAATACAATTTCCCATTACCAAAAAATATGTTAGTTGAATCAATTAAACTTGTAACATCACTTTTTTCAAATATCAAAATCACATTTAATTCTAAGTCAATAATTTTTGAATCACTTGATGAAGATAGTGAAGCTAAAACTCAAATTGATATAGATCTAAATATTGAAAAAGAGTTTTATTTAGCTGTTAATGCTAAATATTTATTAGACTTTTTAAGCATGTCAAATAATGAAAAAATCAAAATTGGATTTAATGAATCTAATTTACCATTTTTATTAGAAGATGATAAATTTTTTACTATTGTAATGCCAATAGTTTTAGAAAAATAA